One stretch of Mycolicibacterium fallax DNA includes these proteins:
- a CDS encoding thiolase family protein encodes MNDVAIIGVGLHPFGRFEGKTAMAMGVEAMLAAVADAGLRWSDVQAAAGGSWTVANPDAIVGMLGLTGIPFTNVFNACATAASAAKACADGIRLGDYDIGIAVGLDKHPKGAFTEDPALVGMPRWYAENGQYLTTQFFGMKANRYLHSHGISQRTLAKVANKNFRNGALNPNAFRRKEISEDDILGSAMLNYPLTQYMFCAPDEGAAAVVMCRADIAHRYTSTPVYLRAVEVRTRNYGAYEVNTTFAPVAEDVAPTVYAARAAFERAGVGPEDVDVIQLQDTDAGAEIIHMAECGFCPDGEQERLLATGATEIGGAMPINTDGGLIANGEPIGASGLRQIHEIVRQLRGQAGARQVPGNPRVGFTQLYGAPGTAAATVLTL; translated from the coding sequence GTGAACGACGTGGCGATCATCGGCGTGGGCCTGCACCCGTTCGGCCGGTTCGAGGGCAAGACCGCCATGGCGATGGGGGTCGAGGCGATGCTCGCCGCCGTCGCCGACGCCGGCCTGCGGTGGAGCGACGTCCAGGCCGCCGCGGGCGGCAGCTGGACGGTGGCCAACCCGGACGCCATCGTCGGAATGCTGGGCCTGACCGGCATCCCGTTCACCAACGTGTTCAACGCCTGCGCGACGGCCGCCAGCGCCGCCAAGGCCTGCGCCGACGGCATCCGGCTCGGCGACTACGACATCGGCATCGCCGTCGGCCTGGACAAACACCCCAAGGGCGCGTTCACCGAGGACCCGGCGCTGGTCGGCATGCCGCGCTGGTACGCCGAGAACGGCCAGTACCTGACCACCCAGTTCTTCGGCATGAAGGCCAACCGTTACCTGCACAGCCACGGCATCTCCCAGCGCACCCTGGCCAAGGTCGCCAACAAAAACTTCCGCAACGGCGCGCTGAACCCGAATGCGTTCCGCCGCAAGGAAATCTCCGAGGACGACATCCTCGGCTCGGCCATGCTGAACTACCCGCTGACCCAGTACATGTTCTGCGCCCCCGACGAGGGCGCCGCCGCGGTGGTGATGTGCCGCGCCGACATCGCGCACCGCTACACCAGCACGCCGGTGTACCTGCGGGCGGTGGAGGTACGCACCCGCAACTACGGCGCCTACGAGGTCAACACCACCTTCGCCCCGGTCGCCGAGGACGTCGCCCCGACGGTGTACGCCGCCCGCGCCGCGTTCGAACGGGCCGGCGTCGGCCCGGAAGACGTCGACGTCATCCAACTGCAGGACACCGACGCCGGCGCGGAGATCATCCACATGGCCGAATGCGGCTTCTGCCCCGACGGCGAGCAGGAGCGGCTGCTGGCCACCGGCGCCACCGAGATCGGCGGCGCGATGCCGATCAACACCGACGGCGGGCTGATCGCCAACGGCGAGCCGATCGGTGCCTCCGGTCTGCGTCAGATCCACGAGATCGTCCGGCAACTGCGCGGCCAGGCCGGCGCCCGGCAGGTACCGGGCAATCCGCGAGTCGGCTTCACCCAGCTCTACGGCGCCCCGGGCACCGCAGCCGCCACGGTGTTGACCCTCTGA
- a CDS encoding molybdopterin-dependent oxidoreductase, with protein MVSRVEHKTTFCRICEPLCGMVATVTDGRLTELRPDREHPLSAGFACPKGIAFTDIVNDPDRVLTPLRRGPGGFEPVDWDTALDDIAARLAAIHRRHGSGAIGWYFGNPAAFSYAHLMAVFPFVKGLGRRTHLFSSSSQDTSNRLLASQLLYGAPLAVPIPDLSRTDLLVMMGSNPVVSHGSFLTAPRIKDRMSDIVRRGGRVLVVDPRRTETAAAFEWQPIAPDGDAYLLLSLLQVLFDEHLVDEAAVASRADGLDWLRGQCAGFTPEATAARTGIDPPAVRALARELAGTPRAAVYGRFGTCVGRHPTLTAYLIDVVNLVSGHLDEPGGSVFATMGAPGQRLSMALMGAVLRRSYRRRRSRIGGFRQVVGAEPAAIMAKEIATEGRDRIRALFVSAGNPVLSVPNGDELEAALAGLELMVGLDLYVTETTAHCDYLLPVTTMYERDDFAVVFQNFQTTPFRQATEAVVAPYGQCRSEWDIIAGLTGRLWRRAPVLAVLAGARRLAGRRWSPRPLVNAMIRTGQGGDRFGLRRGGLTFDRLTREHPHGVVLDDHVRTPMLRSLVTYRGRRIRLEHHDIGAEIAAAAGHRDPPEFPMRLIGMRQVRSENSWMHNSAALMGPVLRRGGAAQGARMQTAPQGALMHTADAAELGIVEGDAVRISSATGSIEIPVGLTDEMVRGVVAVAHGWGHRGSGGWRLANRLGGVNVNRLNSTELADIEPLAGMSRLSGVAVRVERIDAGLAPDC; from the coding sequence GTGGTGTCCCGCGTCGAACACAAGACCACCTTCTGCCGCATCTGCGAGCCGCTGTGCGGCATGGTCGCCACCGTCACCGATGGCCGGCTGACCGAGCTGCGCCCGGACCGCGAGCATCCACTGTCGGCCGGGTTCGCCTGCCCGAAGGGCATCGCGTTCACCGACATCGTCAACGACCCGGACCGGGTGCTGACCCCGCTGCGCCGCGGTCCGGGCGGCTTCGAGCCGGTTGACTGGGACACCGCGCTCGACGACATCGCCGCCCGGCTGGCCGCGATCCACCGCAGGCACGGCTCCGGGGCGATCGGCTGGTACTTCGGCAACCCGGCCGCGTTCAGCTACGCCCACCTGATGGCGGTGTTCCCGTTCGTCAAGGGCCTGGGCCGGCGCACCCACCTGTTCAGCTCCTCCTCGCAGGACACCAGCAACCGGCTGCTGGCCAGCCAGCTGCTCTACGGCGCGCCGCTGGCGGTGCCGATCCCGGACCTGTCACGCACCGACCTGCTGGTGATGATGGGCTCCAATCCGGTTGTCTCGCACGGCAGTTTCCTGACCGCCCCGCGGATCAAGGACCGGATGAGCGACATCGTCCGGCGCGGCGGGCGGGTGCTCGTCGTCGACCCGCGGCGCACCGAGACCGCCGCCGCCTTCGAGTGGCAGCCGATCGCCCCGGACGGCGACGCCTACCTGCTGCTGTCGCTGCTGCAGGTGCTGTTCGACGAGCACCTGGTCGACGAGGCCGCCGTCGCGTCTCGCGCCGACGGACTGGACTGGCTGCGCGGGCAGTGCGCCGGCTTCACCCCGGAGGCCACCGCCGCGCGCACCGGCATCGATCCGCCCGCGGTGCGCGCGCTGGCCCGGGAATTGGCCGGCACGCCGCGCGCCGCGGTGTACGGCCGGTTCGGCACCTGCGTGGGCCGTCACCCCACCCTGACCGCGTACCTGATCGACGTGGTCAACCTGGTCTCCGGGCACCTCGACGAACCGGGTGGCAGCGTGTTCGCCACCATGGGCGCCCCCGGCCAGCGGCTGTCGATGGCGCTGATGGGTGCGGTGCTGCGCCGGTCCTACCGCCGGCGCAGGTCCCGGATCGGGGGTTTCCGGCAGGTGGTGGGCGCCGAGCCCGCCGCGATCATGGCCAAGGAGATCGCCACCGAGGGCCGCGACCGGATCCGCGCGCTGTTCGTCAGCGCCGGCAACCCGGTGCTTTCGGTGCCCAACGGCGACGAGTTGGAGGCGGCGCTGGCGGGCCTGGAACTGATGGTCGGCCTGGACCTCTACGTCACCGAGACCACCGCGCACTGCGACTACCTGCTGCCGGTCACCACCATGTACGAGCGTGACGACTTCGCCGTGGTCTTCCAGAACTTCCAGACCACCCCGTTCCGGCAGGCCACCGAGGCCGTCGTCGCGCCGTACGGGCAGTGCCGCAGCGAATGGGACATCATCGCCGGGCTCACCGGGCGACTCTGGCGGCGCGCGCCGGTGCTGGCGGTGCTGGCCGGGGCCCGCCGGCTGGCGGGCCGGCGCTGGAGTCCGCGGCCGCTGGTGAACGCGATGATCCGCACCGGCCAGGGCGGTGACCGGTTCGGGCTGCGCCGCGGCGGCCTGACCTTCGACCGGCTGACCCGCGAGCATCCGCACGGGGTGGTCCTCGACGACCACGTGCGCACCCCGATGCTGAGGTCGCTGGTGACCTATCGGGGGCGCCGGATCCGGTTGGAGCACCACGACATCGGTGCCGAGATCGCCGCGGCGGCGGGCCACCGCGATCCGCCGGAGTTCCCGATGCGGCTGATCGGGATGCGCCAGGTCCGCTCGGAGAACTCCTGGATGCACAACTCCGCGGCGCTGATGGGTCCGGTGCTGCGGCGCGGCGGGGCGGCGCAGGGGGCTCGGATGCAGACCGCCCCGCAGGGGGCGCTGATGCATACCGCCGATGCGGCCGAGCTCGGCATCGTCGAGGGCGACGCGGTGCGGATCAGCTCGGCGACCGGGTCCATCGAGATCCCGGTCGGCCTGACCGACGAGATGGTGCGCGGGGTGGTGGCCGTCGCGCACGGCTGGGGCCATCGCGGCAGCGGCGGCTGGCGGCTGGCCAACCGGCTCGGCGGGGTGAACGTCAACCGGCTGAACTCCACCGAGCTGGCCGACATCGAGCCGCTGGCCGGGATGTCGCGGCTCTCTGGGGTGGCGGTGCGGGTCGAACGGATCGACGCCGGGCTGGCGCCGGATTGCTGA
- a CDS encoding aldehyde dehydrogenase family protein: MAEPGSDRAALQAILDAQRAAFVAEGPASLAVRLHRIDRLSALLLENTEAFAEATGTDFGTRSRSASLFTEIIGILPLIEHTRKHTGRWMKPTRLMPAGRLFGLRGEVRPSPLGVAGIIGPWNFPVHLVVLPAVAALAAGNRVMIKMSEITGRTADLMAELAPRYFDETELAVVTGGPEVAATFAGLAFDHLFFTGSPEVGKRVQRAAADNLVPVTLELGGKNPVVVAPGQGAADIARAGARIATARMVNGGQVCVCPDYVLVPDQQVDRFVAAARDRLRAMFPAIIDNPDYCSSVDEPNFDRVLGLIEDARARGADVESVAPAGERLPDRGTRKIAPTLIRGVTDGMQIAEQEVFGPVLAVLGYRDLAQAMDYINARPAPLVAYWYGPGDHAFERFVRGTRSGGVARNDFAAQMIPADAPFGGVGRSGTGAYHGKAGFDAFSHYRTVVGTDLPFSLTGTAAPPFRLPMRLYADAALARARRKARRRLNRSGDHRAGGQR, from the coding sequence GTGGCCGAGCCGGGGAGTGACCGCGCCGCACTGCAGGCGATCCTGGACGCCCAGCGGGCCGCATTCGTGGCCGAGGGGCCGGCGTCGCTGGCCGTCCGGCTGCACCGGATCGACCGGCTGTCGGCCCTGCTGCTGGAGAACACCGAGGCGTTCGCCGAGGCGACGGGCACCGACTTCGGCACCCGATCCCGCTCGGCGTCGCTGTTCACCGAGATCATCGGCATCCTGCCGCTCATCGAGCACACCCGCAAGCACACCGGCCGGTGGATGAAACCGACCCGGCTGATGCCGGCCGGCCGGCTGTTCGGGCTGCGCGGCGAGGTTCGGCCCAGCCCGCTGGGGGTGGCCGGCATCATCGGGCCGTGGAACTTCCCGGTGCACCTGGTGGTGCTGCCCGCCGTCGCGGCGTTGGCCGCGGGCAACCGGGTGATGATCAAGATGTCCGAAATCACCGGGCGCACCGCCGATCTGATGGCCGAGCTGGCGCCGCGGTACTTCGACGAGACCGAGCTGGCGGTCGTCACCGGCGGCCCCGAGGTCGCGGCGACGTTCGCCGGGCTGGCCTTTGACCACCTGTTCTTCACCGGGTCCCCGGAGGTCGGCAAGCGGGTGCAGCGCGCGGCCGCCGACAACCTGGTGCCGGTCACCCTGGAACTCGGCGGCAAGAACCCCGTGGTGGTGGCGCCCGGGCAGGGCGCCGCCGACATCGCCCGCGCCGGCGCCCGGATCGCCACCGCCCGGATGGTCAACGGCGGTCAGGTGTGTGTCTGCCCGGACTACGTGCTGGTGCCCGATCAGCAGGTCGACCGGTTCGTCGCGGCGGCCCGCGACCGACTGCGCGCGATGTTCCCCGCCATCATCGACAACCCGGACTACTGCTCCTCGGTCGATGAGCCCAACTTCGATCGGGTGCTCGGGCTGATCGAGGACGCCCGGGCCCGCGGCGCCGACGTCGAATCGGTGGCCCCGGCCGGGGAACGGCTGCCCGATCGCGGCACCCGCAAGATCGCGCCCACCCTGATCCGGGGCGTCACCGACGGCATGCAGATCGCCGAGCAGGAGGTCTTCGGCCCGGTGCTGGCGGTGCTCGGCTACCGGGACCTGGCCCAGGCGATGGACTACATCAACGCCCGACCCGCGCCGCTGGTGGCCTACTGGTACGGCCCCGGCGACCACGCCTTCGAGCGTTTCGTCCGCGGCACCCGCTCCGGCGGGGTGGCGCGCAATGATTTTGCCGCCCAAATGATCCCGGCCGACGCACCGTTCGGCGGGGTCGGCCGCAGCGGCACCGGCGCCTACCACGGCAAGGCCGGGTTCGACGCGTTCAGCCATTACCGGACGGTGGTCGGCACCGACCTGCCGTTCTCCCTGACCGGAACGGCCGCGCCGCCGTTCCGGCTGCCGATGCGGCTGTACGCCGACGCCGCGCTGGCCCGGGCCCGGCGCAAGGCCCGGCGCCGACTCAACCGGTCCGGCGATCACCGAGCAGGAGGGCAGCGATGA
- a CDS encoding cytochrome P450 has product MTATAVVFDPFSQDFFNSPHEIYRRLRDEAPVYYSPEYDFYALSRHDDVAAAFKDHDTYSSAYGVDLAQVRKGEVTKHGGIIAMDPPAHRRMRSLLNKVFTPRAIEARRELVTSTIDAVLGRVNPAGFDFVQDFSARFPVEVMTIMQGVPEADRQQIRLWIDDFLHRDPGQVEMSEGGLKSAIEMSVYYYQLIKARRKDLGEDLLSKLIESEIEREDGELTPLNSLEITEFAVLLGGAGAETVTKLLGTAAVVFARNPEQWQLLLEDRALVPLAVEELLRYEAPAQYNVRRSMREVTLHGVTIPAGKPVFLVGGSANRDPRAWTDPDTFELRRDRAEAQNLGFGYGIHSCLGAALARMESVVALQKMLDFMPRYQVDWAGCRRVNMQNVAGWSNVPVRVLD; this is encoded by the coding sequence ATGACCGCGACCGCGGTGGTGTTCGACCCGTTCTCGCAGGACTTCTTCAACAGCCCGCACGAGATCTACCGGCGGCTGCGCGACGAGGCACCGGTCTACTACAGCCCGGAGTACGACTTCTACGCGCTGTCCCGGCACGACGACGTCGCCGCCGCGTTCAAGGACCACGACACCTACTCCTCGGCCTACGGGGTGGACCTCGCGCAGGTGCGCAAGGGCGAGGTCACCAAGCACGGCGGGATCATCGCGATGGACCCGCCGGCGCACCGGCGGATGCGCAGCCTGCTCAACAAGGTGTTCACCCCGCGGGCCATCGAGGCCCGCCGTGAGCTGGTCACCAGCACCATCGACGCGGTGCTGGGGCGGGTGAACCCGGCCGGCTTCGACTTCGTGCAGGACTTCTCGGCGCGGTTCCCGGTCGAGGTGATGACCATCATGCAGGGCGTGCCGGAGGCCGACCGCCAGCAGATCCGGCTGTGGATCGACGACTTCCTGCACCGTGATCCCGGCCAGGTCGAGATGAGCGAGGGCGGGCTGAAGTCCGCCATCGAGATGTCGGTGTACTACTACCAGCTGATCAAGGCGCGGCGCAAAGACCTCGGTGAGGATCTGCTGTCGAAGCTGATCGAGTCGGAGATCGAGCGCGAGGACGGCGAGCTGACGCCGCTGAACAGCCTGGAGATCACCGAGTTCGCCGTGCTGCTCGGCGGGGCGGGCGCCGAGACGGTGACCAAGCTGCTCGGCACCGCCGCGGTGGTCTTCGCCCGCAACCCCGAGCAGTGGCAACTGCTGCTGGAGGACCGCGCCCTGGTGCCGTTGGCGGTCGAGGAACTGCTGCGGTACGAGGCACCGGCCCAGTACAACGTGCGCCGGTCGATGCGCGAGGTGACCCTGCACGGGGTGACCATTCCGGCGGGCAAGCCGGTGTTCCTGGTCGGCGGCTCGGCCAACCGGGACCCGCGGGCCTGGACCGACCCGGACACCTTCGAGCTGCGCCGGGATCGCGCCGAGGCGCAGAACCTGGGCTTCGGCTACGGCATCCACAGCTGCCTGGGGGCGGCGCTGGCCCGGATGGAAAGCGTTGTCGCGCTGCAGAAGATGCTGGACTTCATGCCGCGTTACCAGGTCGACTGGGCGGGCTGTCGCCGGGTGAACATGCAGAACGTGGCGGGTTGGAGCAACGTCCCGGTTCGGGTGCTCGACTAA
- a CDS encoding cysteine hydrolase, translating to MTLRLDPATTAVITQELQGAVVGPNAGLAALAEEARREALPNIARLLPIARAAGTQVVHCLVQRRPDGRGSNHNAKLFAIGQAGVDITPGTEGATLLPEFGPEPTDLVLARWHGLGPMGGTDLDAVLRNLGVQTIVAVGVSLNVAIPNLVMDAVNAGYRVVLPRDAVAGIPTEYGAAVITNTLALLTTVTSTDALIDALATD from the coding sequence ATGACCCTGCGGCTGGACCCGGCGACCACCGCGGTGATCACCCAGGAACTTCAGGGTGCGGTGGTCGGACCCAACGCCGGGCTGGCGGCACTCGCCGAGGAGGCGCGCCGCGAGGCACTGCCCAACATCGCCCGACTGCTGCCGATCGCCCGGGCCGCGGGAACGCAGGTGGTGCACTGCCTGGTGCAGCGCCGCCCCGACGGGCGCGGCTCCAACCACAACGCCAAACTGTTCGCCATCGGCCAAGCCGGCGTGGACATCACCCCGGGCACCGAGGGTGCCACGCTGCTGCCCGAGTTCGGTCCGGAGCCAACCGATCTGGTGCTGGCCCGCTGGCACGGACTCGGCCCGATGGGCGGGACCGATCTGGATGCCGTGCTGCGCAACCTGGGTGTGCAGACCATCGTCGCGGTCGGGGTGTCCCTGAACGTCGCGATCCCCAATCTGGTGATGGACGCGGTCAATGCCGGCTACCGGGTGGTGCTGCCCCGCGACGCGGTGGCCGGGATCCCCACCGAGTACGGGGCGGCGGTCATCACGAACACCCTGGCGCTGCTGACGACGGTCACCAGCACCGACGCGTTGATCGACGCGCTGGCAACCGATTAG
- a CDS encoding aromatic ring-hydroxylating oxygenase subunit alpha, giving the protein MKVPFTWKVTGWFMIGWSAEYSPGDVKALRYFGEDLAAYRDEAGDLHVLEAHCKHLGAHIGHGGTVVGDCIECPFHGWRWGPCGDNTYIPYQPDRPNRALKLRSYPVAEQYGAIFLWHHPHGEPPQWELPDIFGKFPQFETDPNAYYRPYPEFSRRADGIHVHPQIVAENAPDSSHFRYVHKATVTPVCLEWAGVGEEWRFLTGWPDARSDDPDKMAMRIHSHYSGLGFAMSAFEGASNHRLIFACTPVDDETSDMFYSIWWPKEPGETSDVPPPHVRETVERKFLKTVWEDVDIWEHQIYIERPPLARVDAKHYMALRKWATQFYDVEPAT; this is encoded by the coding sequence GTGAAGGTGCCGTTCACCTGGAAAGTCACCGGTTGGTTCATGATCGGCTGGTCCGCCGAGTACTCCCCCGGCGACGTCAAGGCGCTGCGCTACTTCGGCGAGGACCTGGCGGCCTACCGCGACGAGGCCGGCGACCTGCACGTGCTGGAGGCGCACTGCAAGCACCTCGGCGCGCACATCGGTCACGGCGGCACCGTGGTCGGCGACTGCATCGAGTGCCCGTTCCACGGCTGGCGCTGGGGCCCGTGCGGCGACAACACCTACATCCCGTATCAGCCCGATCGCCCCAACCGGGCGCTCAAGCTGCGCAGCTACCCGGTGGCCGAGCAATACGGCGCGATCTTCCTCTGGCACCACCCGCACGGCGAGCCGCCGCAGTGGGAGTTGCCGGACATCTTCGGCAAGTTCCCGCAGTTCGAGACCGACCCGAACGCCTACTACCGGCCGTATCCGGAGTTCTCTCGGCGCGCCGACGGCATCCACGTGCACCCGCAGATCGTCGCCGAAAACGCCCCGGACAGTTCGCATTTCCGGTACGTGCACAAGGCCACCGTGACCCCGGTCTGCCTGGAGTGGGCCGGCGTCGGGGAGGAATGGCGGTTCCTGACCGGCTGGCCCGACGCCCGCAGCGACGACCCGGACAAGATGGCGATGCGGATCCACAGCCATTACTCGGGCCTGGGCTTCGCCATGAGCGCCTTCGAGGGCGCCTCCAATCACCGGCTGATCTTCGCCTGCACCCCGGTCGACGACGAGACCTCGGACATGTTCTATTCGATCTGGTGGCCCAAGGAGCCCGGCGAAACCTCCGACGTCCCGCCGCCGCATGTCCGCGAGACCGTCGAGCGCAAGTTCCTCAAGACGGTGTGGGAGGACGTCGACATCTGGGAACACCAGATCTACATCGAGCGCCCGCCACTGGCCAGGGTCGACGCCAAACACTATATGGCGCTGCGCAAGTGGGCGACCCAGTTCTACGACGTCGAACCGGCGACATGA
- a CDS encoding flavin-containing monooxygenase has product MTRLDVLVIGAGFSGLYMLHRLRESGHRVLAVEAESDLGGTWQVNRYPGARCDIESIEYSYSFSEQIQQDWVWTETMAAQPEILAYLNFVADRLDLRRDIVCNTRVVEMRFDPGAAAWQVGTDTGQRFTASFVVAASGILSVPLQPDIAGADSFAGVSLQTSRWPAEGVDLTGKRVGVIGTGSTGVQLIPVVARQAAQLTVFQRSAAFTLPWEVRPIDAAELAELKADYPGIRAAQRAHPVGAARLSAFSLLLDMLAKPPIATASREDRLRAIDERGILGALDWGDVFFDIEANRQATELYGEAIARIVADPDTAAALVPSHPFGCKRPIIDQGYYQSFNRANVTLVDLRRGPITTAIPTGIRTEQGDFELDVIIYATGFDAMTGALSRIEVVGTDGRTLGQVWREDGPGGYLGLMVAGFPNLFIIQAPGSPSAATNFIAAMEQHVEWIGDCLDHLRAAGYRRIEARAEAQRDWIEHTAALVEPTVLAHPDCNSWYNGANVPGKKRRYLAYAGGIPEYRRRCDEVAAAGYTAFDLE; this is encoded by the coding sequence ATGACACGGCTGGACGTGCTGGTGATCGGCGCCGGATTCTCCGGGCTCTACATGCTGCACCGGCTGCGCGAATCCGGGCACCGGGTGCTGGCCGTGGAGGCCGAATCGGACCTGGGCGGCACCTGGCAGGTCAACCGCTACCCGGGTGCGCGCTGCGACATCGAGAGCATCGAGTACTCCTACAGCTTCTCCGAGCAGATCCAGCAGGACTGGGTGTGGACCGAGACGATGGCCGCCCAACCGGAGATCCTGGCCTACCTGAACTTCGTCGCCGACCGGCTGGACCTGCGCCGCGACATCGTGTGCAACACCCGGGTGGTCGAGATGCGCTTCGATCCGGGCGCCGCGGCGTGGCAGGTCGGCACCGACACCGGGCAGCGGTTCACCGCCTCCTTCGTGGTCGCGGCCTCCGGCATCCTGTCGGTGCCGCTGCAACCCGACATCGCCGGGGCCGACAGCTTCGCCGGGGTCTCGCTGCAGACCAGCCGGTGGCCGGCCGAGGGGGTGGACCTGACCGGCAAACGGGTCGGGGTGATCGGCACCGGATCCACCGGGGTGCAACTGATCCCGGTGGTCGCCCGGCAGGCCGCCCAGCTCACCGTCTTCCAGCGCTCGGCGGCCTTCACGCTGCCCTGGGAGGTCCGCCCGATCGACGCCGCCGAACTCGCCGAGCTCAAGGCCGACTATCCGGGCATCCGCGCCGCCCAGCGCGCCCATCCGGTCGGTGCCGCCCGGCTCAGCGCGTTCTCCCTGCTGCTCGACATGCTGGCCAAGCCGCCGATCGCCACCGCCAGCCGGGAGGATCGGCTGCGCGCCATCGACGAGCGCGGCATCCTCGGCGCGCTGGACTGGGGCGATGTGTTCTTCGACATCGAGGCCAACCGGCAGGCCACCGAGCTCTACGGCGAGGCGATCGCCCGCATCGTGGCTGACCCGGACACCGCCGCGGCGCTGGTGCCCAGCCACCCGTTCGGCTGCAAGCGGCCGATCATCGACCAGGGCTACTACCAGAGCTTCAACCGCGCCAACGTCACCCTGGTGGACCTGCGCCGCGGACCGATCACCACGGCGATCCCGACCGGAATCCGCACCGAGCAGGGCGATTTCGAGCTCGACGTGATCATCTACGCCACCGGATTCGATGCCATGACCGGCGCGCTGAGCCGGATCGAAGTGGTCGGCACCGACGGCCGCACGCTGGGACAGGTGTGGCGCGAGGACGGGCCGGGCGGCTATCTGGGCCTGATGGTGGCCGGCTTTCCGAACCTGTTCATCATCCAGGCCCCCGGAAGCCCCTCGGCGGCAACCAACTTCATCGCCGCGATGGAACAGCACGTGGAGTGGATCGGCGACTGCCTGGACCACCTGCGCGCGGCCGGTTACCGGCGGATCGAGGCCCGCGCCGAGGCGCAGCGCGACTGGATCGAGCACACCGCCGCGCTGGTCGAGCCGACCGTTCTGGCGCACCCGGACTGCAATTCCTGGTACAACGGTGCCAACGTGCCCGGAAAGAAACGCCGCTATCTGGCCTACGCCGGCGGCATCCCCGAATACCGGCGGCGCTGCGACGAGGTCGCCGCCGCCGGCTACACCGCGTTCGACCTGGAGTGA
- a CDS encoding alpha/beta hydrolase, whose protein sequence is MDPRDRARLIARELGSVLPRSVDFLGHERDWTPWSGRGLRRLGEVALDEMVLTGMTLTSPPPRVRTEVAELPRITAELAELGTAGCYRQPEPLRVKRVRRRLTGPLAFEEIRYQHDPRLPAVFGELGRPTTAVVNVVRHPGGPRPWLIWVHGAGQGNLTDFAVARVGRIHRELGYNIAMPIQPGHGVRRRWPPTYPDLDPVGNVAGMMRAVSEVRAVTRWVAPQAEAVALSGLSLGTGVVALAAGLEDDVDGVALYTPIFGLNSMIAAHLHRWGAAADEVTALLSAPEVAALTGVIDPLSLEPRVPAEHRMIVGAWSDRMAMRAPAQALHERWGGRLFWHDGSHVGQLMSGRVQAITEAFLAGLR, encoded by the coding sequence ATGGACCCCCGTGACCGTGCCCGGCTGATCGCCCGCGAACTCGGCAGCGTGCTGCCCCGTTCGGTGGACTTCCTCGGCCACGAACGCGACTGGACGCCCTGGTCCGGCCGGGGACTGCGCCGGCTCGGCGAGGTGGCCCTGGACGAGATGGTGCTGACCGGCATGACGCTGACCTCCCCGCCGCCGCGGGTGCGCACCGAGGTCGCCGAGCTGCCCCGGATCACCGCCGAGCTGGCCGAGCTCGGCACCGCGGGCTGCTATCGGCAGCCGGAACCGTTGCGGGTCAAGCGGGTTCGCCGTCGGCTGACCGGGCCGCTGGCCTTCGAGGAGATCCGCTACCAGCACGACCCCCGGCTCCCGGCGGTGTTCGGCGAACTCGGCCGCCCGACCACCGCGGTGGTCAACGTGGTCCGGCACCCCGGCGGCCCGCGGCCCTGGCTGATCTGGGTGCACGGCGCGGGCCAGGGCAACCTGACCGACTTCGCGGTGGCGCGGGTCGGCCGGATCCACCGCGAGCTGGGCTACAACATCGCGATGCCGATCCAGCCCGGCCACGGGGTGCGCCGACGCTGGCCGCCGACCTACCCGGACCTCGACCCGGTCGGCAACGTGGCCGGGATGATGCGGGCGGTGTCGGAGGTGCGCGCGGTCACCCGGTGGGTGGCGCCGCAGGCCGAGGCGGTCGCGCTGTCCGGGCTGTCGCTGGGCACCGGGGTGGTCGCGCTGGCCGCCGGGCTGGAGGACGACGTCGACGGGGTGGCGCTGTACACCCCGATCTTCGGGCTGAACTCGATGATCGCCGCGCACCTGCACCGCTGGGGTGCGGCGGCCGACGAGGTCACCGCGCTGCTGTCCGCCCCGGAGGTGGCCGCGCTGACCGGCGTCATCGACCCGCTGTCGCTGGAACCCCGGGTCCCGGCCGAGCACCGGATGATCGTCGGCGCCTGGAGCGACCGGATGGCCATGCGCGCCCCGGCCCAGGCGCTGCACGAGCGCTGGGGCGGCCGGCTGTTCTGGCACGACGGCAGCCACGTCGGGCAGCTGATGTCCGGCCGGGTGCAGGCCATCACCGAGGCGTTCCTGGCGGGACTACGATGA
- a CDS encoding ester cyclase encodes MSGGPSTRTAREVVELYNLVVWNTRDFALAEELIGERVIRHDVGESVVLSHQQAVARIVEHCAMFADIRFELNLVVAGDDDEHVAIVYQSPMRTADGTELTIASMEIFRVVDGRITEVWNCGYKQGEWQ; translated from the coding sequence ATGAGCGGCGGGCCGAGCACCCGCACCGCCCGCGAGGTGGTGGAGCTCTACAACCTGGTGGTGTGGAACACCCGGGACTTCGCGCTGGCCGAGGAACTGATCGGCGAGCGCGTCATCCGGCACGACGTCGGCGAGTCGGTGGTGCTCAGCCACCAGCAGGCCGTCGCCCGGATCGTCGAGCACTGCGCGATGTTCGCCGACATCCGCTTCGAGCTGAACCTGGTGGTCGCCGGGGACGACGACGAGCACGTCGCCATCGTCTACCAGTCGCCGATGCGCACCGCCGATGGCACCGAGTTGACCATCGCCAGCATGGAGATCTTCCGGGTTGTCGACGGGCGGATCACCGAGGTGTGGAATTGCGGCTACAAACAGGGAGAGTGGCAGTGA